Proteins from a genomic interval of Anatilimnocola floriformis:
- a CDS encoding adenylate/guanylate cyclase domain-containing protein, protein MADLIAQGSQPQFRWRRRLPLDAPQVLGRASHPWSIPWDERISRKHAELTLTEGRLKIRLLPEARNPIFYRGRRSDNFEIQPGDHFVIGETTFTLANEKVLLGALEPNPITERTFSIEELHSCPYRRPDQRMEVLGRLPDVITSSANDSELYTRLVNLLLGGIGRAAAAAIVEIAGDDQKSQLKVLHWDRRILSGADFNPSERLIRQAVTTKQSVAYVWSGAERGPGDFTLSEGLDWAFCTPITGQACKGLALYVTGSFAGDAALDLGSDVESLGEEIKFTELTAATFSALREARFLARKQAGLSQFFSPVVLEALADQDADVVLQPREADVTVLFCDLRGFSRTSEKLSAQLHELLQRVSQALGVTTHHILQTGGVVGDFHGDAVMGFWGWPLPQADAVRRACQAALGIRAEFAAATNFRVGIGIATGRAVAGKIGTVDQVKVTVFGPVVNLASRLEGLTKDLRVPILLDEVTAAAARQQLPADVARLRQLAKVRPHGIETPVSVSELLPPLAEYPQLTDEHLAAFESAVRALNTRDWPRALQLLHQVPPDDLAKDFLTVFIAQHNRTPPENWDGVVPVGRN, encoded by the coding sequence ATGGCCGATCTCATTGCTCAAGGTTCGCAACCGCAGTTTCGTTGGCGGCGTCGTTTGCCGCTCGACGCACCGCAGGTGCTCGGCCGAGCAAGTCATCCTTGGTCGATCCCGTGGGATGAGCGCATCAGCCGCAAGCATGCCGAGCTCACGCTCACCGAAGGGCGGCTGAAAATACGCCTCTTGCCGGAAGCTCGCAACCCGATTTTCTATCGCGGTCGGCGAAGTGACAATTTTGAAATCCAACCAGGTGACCATTTCGTAATCGGCGAGACGACATTCACTCTTGCCAACGAAAAAGTGCTCCTCGGCGCGCTCGAGCCGAACCCGATCACCGAGCGGACATTTAGTATCGAAGAGCTGCACAGCTGTCCGTATCGCCGACCCGACCAGCGGATGGAAGTGCTCGGCCGCTTGCCCGACGTCATCACCAGTTCGGCGAACGACAGCGAGCTCTATACGCGGTTAGTGAATCTCTTGCTCGGCGGCATCGGCCGGGCTGCGGCAGCCGCGATTGTCGAGATTGCTGGCGACGACCAAAAGTCACAGCTCAAAGTGCTTCACTGGGATCGGCGAATTCTGAGCGGCGCCGATTTCAATCCGAGCGAACGACTCATCCGCCAGGCCGTGACCACCAAGCAGAGCGTCGCCTATGTTTGGAGCGGTGCCGAGCGCGGGCCAGGCGACTTCACGCTGAGCGAAGGACTCGACTGGGCGTTCTGCACGCCGATCACCGGTCAGGCTTGCAAGGGACTCGCGCTGTATGTGACGGGAAGTTTCGCCGGCGATGCAGCGCTCGATCTCGGGTCCGATGTCGAATCGCTGGGCGAAGAAATCAAATTCACCGAGCTCACGGCGGCGACCTTCAGCGCGCTGCGCGAAGCTCGCTTCCTCGCCCGCAAACAGGCCGGGCTGAGTCAGTTCTTTTCGCCGGTCGTGCTCGAAGCACTCGCCGATCAAGATGCCGATGTAGTGCTGCAGCCGCGCGAAGCCGATGTGACCGTTCTCTTCTGCGACCTGCGCGGCTTCTCGCGCACGAGCGAAAAGCTCAGCGCGCAGTTGCATGAGTTGCTGCAGCGGGTGAGTCAGGCCCTCGGTGTGACGACGCATCACATTTTGCAAACCGGCGGCGTGGTCGGCGATTTTCATGGCGATGCGGTGATGGGCTTTTGGGGTTGGCCGTTGCCGCAGGCCGATGCGGTTCGTCGCGCTTGTCAGGCCGCGCTCGGCATTCGCGCCGAGTTTGCCGCTGCCACGAACTTTCGCGTCGGCATTGGCATCGCCACCGGTCGCGCCGTCGCGGGCAAGATCGGCACCGTCGATCAAGTGAAAGTCACCGTCTTCGGCCCGGTTGTGAATCTAGCTTCGCGACTTGAAGGCCTGACCAAGGATCTGCGCGTGCCGATTCTGCTCGATGAAGTCACGGCAGCGGCTGCCCGGCAGCAGTTGCCCGCCGATGTCGCTCGTCTGCGACAACTGGCCAAAGTTCGCCCGCATGGGATCGAAACGCCGGTGAGTGTCAGCGAGCTTTTGCCGCCGCTGGCCGAATATCCACAGCTGACCGACGAACACCTGGCAGCCTTTGAATCTGCCGTGCGCGCCTTGAACACCCGCGATTGGCCGCGGGCGCTTCAGCTGTTGCATCAGGTGCCGCCCGATGACCTGGCCAAAGATTTTCTCACGGTCTTCATCGCTCAGCACAATCGCACTCCGCCCGAAAACTGGGACGGCGTGGTGCCAGTGGGAAGAAACTGA
- a CDS encoding alpha/beta fold hydrolase — translation MYLRDSGRCAVAFILLYLSAASSAAELSQEDAVALSRDYLAASRSSEREGIAAQLQSYRGLIEPVLQQLQRRTYNRVKSGYLPDESFSIPELDEKHPNDLLFFNVPPNYTPKEPHGLIVFLHGGGATTGRRAPRVTMNYPEAGVSERDSGQMGTVFNAAGLVAVGPSAPWNENSYYRWCLRESDEYIADVIRECQSRFNIDPDRVILLGHSMGGFGAYHHALRQPDRFSTVIAHAGSWSRGFLPAMRGTPLCIVQGINDARDGARWHYTDIEYARETVKLLTAYKLEHRYYEHDGMHALSEGKEYVADYLKAAKNLRRDAYTPRVTLATPAGYSAYQSSRLRHNRWLTINAVTPGTIPFDQLVSNGEEDFHRWKLSHERVEREGSLVDAMNYGGNLIAVNTQHVSRFTVWLHPRMIDISKPVQIHVNQKPVFKERVTPTLVTALDSYRRRGDWGLIYPIKVEIDVP, via the coding sequence ATGTATCTGCGTGATTCTGGACGGTGCGCGGTCGCGTTCATTCTTCTCTACTTGTCTGCAGCTTCTTCCGCAGCCGAGCTATCGCAGGAAGATGCGGTTGCCCTGTCGCGCGATTATCTGGCTGCCAGCCGAAGCTCCGAGCGCGAAGGGATCGCCGCGCAGCTGCAAAGCTATCGCGGGCTGATCGAGCCCGTGCTGCAGCAGTTGCAGCGGCGGACTTACAACCGAGTGAAGTCTGGCTATCTGCCGGATGAGAGCTTTTCGATTCCGGAGCTCGACGAAAAACATCCGAACGATTTGCTCTTCTTCAATGTGCCGCCGAACTACACGCCCAAGGAACCGCATGGGTTGATTGTGTTTTTGCACGGTGGCGGAGCAACGACGGGCCGTCGCGCGCCACGGGTCACCATGAACTATCCCGAAGCCGGCGTGAGCGAGCGCGACAGCGGCCAGATGGGAACGGTCTTCAATGCCGCCGGCCTGGTCGCGGTGGGGCCGTCGGCGCCGTGGAACGAGAACTCGTATTACCGTTGGTGCCTGCGCGAGAGTGACGAATACATCGCCGATGTCATTCGCGAATGCCAGAGCCGCTTTAACATCGATCCCGATCGCGTGATCCTGCTGGGCCATTCGATGGGAGGTTTTGGCGCTTATCACCATGCGTTGCGACAGCCCGATCGTTTTTCAACGGTCATCGCGCACGCGGGTTCCTGGTCACGCGGCTTTTTGCCTGCCATGCGCGGCACGCCGCTGTGCATCGTGCAGGGGATCAACGACGCGCGCGATGGAGCGCGCTGGCATTACACCGATATCGAGTACGCGCGCGAAACGGTGAAGCTCCTCACGGCTTACAAGCTGGAGCATCGCTACTATGAGCACGACGGCATGCATGCACTAAGCGAGGGCAAGGAGTACGTTGCCGATTATTTAAAAGCCGCCAAGAATCTGCGGCGGGATGCCTATACTCCGCGTGTGACACTCGCCACACCGGCCGGTTATAGCGCGTACCAATCATCGCGACTTCGTCACAACCGCTGGCTGACGATCAACGCAGTCACGCCCGGCACGATTCCGTTCGATCAACTCGTCTCCAACGGCGAGGAAGACTTTCATCGCTGGAAGCTCTCGCACGAACGAGTCGAGCGCGAAGGCTCGCTCGTCGACGCGATGAACTACGGCGGCAATCTGATCGCGGTAAACACGCAGCACGTTTCGCGGTTCACCGTCTGGCTCCATCCCCGGATGATCGACATCAGCAAACCCGTGCAGATTCACGTCAATCAAAAGCCGGTCTTCAAAGAACGCGTCACTCCCACGCTGGTGACCGCGCTCGACTCGTATCGCCGGCGTGGCGATTGGGGGCTGATTTATCCGATCAAAGTCGAAATCGACGTACCGTAA
- a CDS encoding phosphatidate cytidylyltransferase — MTPNLLAHFEFAWLASTADATALLADWWEIVNPQMLRDQRTNILLGTVLGLLILAFFIGRVLKRQPESTANPAVVRTFNLRVRAWLLMCAMLIFGFVLGYSVTLVMFGLISFWALREFITMTPTRRGDHRALFWTFMLFTPLQYVLVAQGGNFYAIYTVMIPVYASLFIPARIAFAGDPKRFLERTAKIQAGLLICVYSLSHAPAILTLRLTDSAGKPWPQAAQTASPMGETEPMPTTPAATTPKAAADERTPQQLGSNAGVLFFFILLVQLNDVFQYGWGILLGKHVIAPEINASRTWEGLIGGCLCTVLVGVILCWVTPFRWDQAAVISLIVALMGYAGGMTMSAIKRDRGVKDFGSLVQGHAGVLDRIDSLCFAAPVFFHITRFFFTA; from the coding sequence ATGACGCCGAACCTGCTCGCCCATTTCGAATTCGCCTGGCTGGCCAGCACCGCTGACGCCACGGCGCTGCTCGCCGACTGGTGGGAGATCGTCAATCCGCAGATGCTGCGCGATCAGCGAACCAACATTCTGCTGGGCACCGTTCTCGGTCTGCTCATCCTCGCGTTCTTTATCGGCCGCGTGCTGAAGCGTCAACCCGAGAGCACGGCCAACCCCGCCGTGGTCCGTACGTTCAACCTTCGCGTCCGCGCTTGGCTGTTGATGTGCGCGATGCTGATCTTCGGCTTTGTGCTGGGTTACTCGGTTACGCTCGTGATGTTCGGCCTGATTTCTTTCTGGGCCCTGCGCGAGTTCATCACTATGACGCCGACGCGGCGCGGGGATCACCGCGCGCTGTTTTGGACGTTCATGCTCTTCACGCCGCTGCAGTACGTGCTCGTCGCGCAGGGTGGCAACTTCTATGCGATCTACACCGTGATGATTCCCGTGTACGCGTCGCTGTTCATTCCCGCGCGCATCGCGTTTGCCGGCGATCCCAAGCGGTTTCTCGAACGGACCGCCAAGATTCAAGCCGGCCTGCTAATTTGCGTCTATTCGCTGAGTCACGCGCCGGCGATCTTGACGCTGAGGCTCACCGATTCGGCTGGCAAACCCTGGCCGCAAGCCGCCCAGACCGCGTCGCCCATGGGTGAAACCGAACCGATGCCGACGACGCCAGCGGCTACCACTCCGAAAGCCGCCGCCGATGAACGAACACCGCAGCAACTCGGCAGCAACGCCGGCGTGCTGTTCTTCTTCATTCTGCTGGTGCAGCTCAACGACGTGTTTCAATACGGCTGGGGTATCTTGCTCGGCAAGCATGTGATCGCGCCCGAGATCAATGCGAGTCGCACCTGGGAAGGGCTGATCGGCGGCTGCCTCTGCACGGTGCTGGTCGGCGTCATTTTGTGCTGGGTCACGCCGTTTCGCTGGGACCAGGCCGCGGTGATCTCGCTGATCGTCGCCCTAATGGGCTATGCCGGCGGCATGACCATGTCGGCCATCAAGCGCGACCGCGGCGTGAAGGACTTCGGCTCACTGGTGCAAGGTCACGCCGGCGTGCTCGACCGCATCGACAGCCTGTGCTTTGCCGCGCCGGTCTTCTTTCACATCACGCGGTTTTTCTTCACGGCCTAG
- a CDS encoding lysophospholipid acyltransferase family protein: MRWHESQPDPCQRIYFANHTSHLDALVLWSSLPRLVREVTRPVAAKDYWNKGPIRRYIADCFNAMLIDREEIKVHQSPVDVMIREIGLKYSLIVFPEGTRNHEEEMQDFKSGLYYLSKKRPDLELVPVYMDNLNRVLPRGEFLPVPLLSCITFGPPMWLEAKESKVDFLKRAREAVRRLKDL; encoded by the coding sequence GTGCGCTGGCATGAATCGCAGCCGGACCCTTGTCAGCGGATTTACTTTGCCAATCACACCAGCCACCTCGATGCGCTCGTCCTCTGGTCGTCGCTGCCGCGCTTGGTGCGCGAAGTAACGCGGCCGGTCGCGGCCAAGGACTATTGGAACAAAGGGCCGATCCGGCGGTACATTGCCGATTGCTTCAACGCCATGCTGATCGACCGCGAAGAGATCAAGGTGCATCAGAGCCCAGTCGATGTGATGATTCGCGAGATCGGCCTCAAGTATTCGTTGATTGTGTTTCCCGAAGGGACGCGCAATCACGAAGAAGAGATGCAAGACTTCAAAAGCGGGTTGTATTATTTGAGTAAGAAGCGGCCCGATCTGGAGTTGGTGCCGGTGTATATGGATAACCTTAACCGCGTTCTGCCGCGCGGTGAGTTTTTGCCCGTGCCGCTGCTGAGTTGCATCACGTTTGGCCCGCCGATGTGGTTGGAAGCCAAGGAATCGAAAGTTGATTTTCTGAAACGGGCCCGCGAGGCAGTCCGCCGGTTGAAAGATCTATGA
- a CDS encoding dicarboxylate/amino acid:cation symporter has product MKRPEKKNSKSAEPQTPSNPFGLLLRKSFEAWHSYPLYLRIVAGVILGLIVGLLLGAIADDGKPAAEPPVAAQAEENGSPKPEEKKPEEKKDERQTVHTHARDILHAMEIPANLVLRVLGALAPPLILLAVIQALMNAQFPPGTLPRLGFLLVLNTIAAILIGLFVANALQPGKWQFGEKPKEVVLTKEEHKQSSMEQFLDNIPKSLLGPLTDNGKAISVIILAIAVGLAIRPLRDQPIVKVADLVDVFFNVLLQMLHWVIEVIPLAVFCKVANLVGIKGFAPFMSLGGFIVAVLIGLALQMVYYLVRIKFASWCSPLAVLYGMRDALVMAFSTGSSTATMPVTYACLREKVGLREQSASLGSLVGANFNNDGTALYEAMSALFIAQLIGQHLSLWHQFLVVITSVIASVGAAGIPEAGLVTMTLVFTAVGLDPKHIPMLLAVDWFLDRCRTALNVMGDVNVSCILDGYEPEKAGGK; this is encoded by the coding sequence ATGAAGCGACCCGAAAAGAAGAACTCGAAATCGGCCGAACCGCAGACTCCCTCGAATCCCTTCGGCTTGCTGCTGCGAAAATCATTCGAAGCCTGGCATTCCTATCCGCTGTATCTGCGGATTGTCGCCGGCGTGATCTTGGGGCTGATCGTCGGCCTGCTTCTCGGCGCGATTGCCGACGACGGCAAGCCAGCGGCCGAACCGCCAGTCGCTGCGCAGGCTGAAGAGAACGGATCGCCAAAGCCAGAAGAAAAAAAGCCAGAGGAGAAAAAAGACGAGCGACAAACGGTTCACACGCATGCCCGCGACATTCTGCACGCGATGGAGATTCCGGCGAATCTCGTGCTGCGAGTTCTCGGCGCGCTTGCGCCGCCGTTGATTTTGCTCGCGGTCATTCAAGCGCTGATGAATGCGCAATTCCCGCCAGGCACCTTGCCGCGGCTCGGCTTTTTGCTGGTGCTCAATACGATTGCCGCGATTCTGATTGGTTTGTTTGTCGCCAACGCACTACAGCCTGGCAAATGGCAGTTCGGCGAAAAGCCGAAAGAAGTGGTCCTCACCAAAGAAGAGCACAAGCAATCGTCGATGGAGCAATTCCTCGACAACATTCCCAAGAGTCTGCTCGGCCCGCTCACCGACAACGGCAAAGCCATTTCGGTCATCATTCTCGCCATCGCGGTCGGCCTCGCTATTCGACCGCTGCGCGATCAACCGATCGTGAAGGTCGCCGATCTGGTCGATGTCTTTTTCAACGTGCTGCTGCAGATGCTGCATTGGGTAATCGAAGTCATCCCGCTAGCCGTGTTTTGCAAAGTGGCGAACCTGGTCGGCATCAAGGGCTTCGCGCCGTTCATGTCGCTCGGTGGTTTCATTGTCGCGGTGCTGATCGGCTTGGCACTGCAGATGGTTTATTACCTGGTGCGAATCAAGTTCGCCTCGTGGTGTTCGCCGCTGGCGGTGCTCTACGGCATGCGCGATGCGCTGGTGATGGCTTTTTCGACCGGCAGCTCGACGGCGACGATGCCGGTGACCTACGCCTGTCTGCGCGAAAAGGTTGGCCTGCGCGAACAATCGGCGAGCCTTGGTTCGCTGGTCGGCGCCAACTTCAACAACGACGGCACGGCGCTGTACGAAGCCATGTCGGCCCTCTTCATCGCCCAACTAATCGGCCAACACTTATCTCTGTGGCATCAGTTCTTAGTCGTCATTACCAGCGTCATCGCTTCCGTCGGTGCGGCCGGCATTCCCGAAGCGGGGCTGGTGACCATGACCCTCGTCTTTACCGCCGTCGGCCTCGATCCCAAGCACATTCCCATGCTCTTGGCCGTCGATTGGTTCCTCGATCGCTGCCGAACGGCCCTGAATGTGATGGGCGATGTGAATGTGAGCTGTATTTTGGACGGATATGAGCCGGAAAAAGCCGGCGGCAAGTAG
- a CDS encoding MFS transporter, with protein sequence MSRPLLSAEPPEKGGSREQLNPYASPAEASAPIVPDPAAIAAAAVRRQEMLILLVLAAIQFTAIVDFVVVMPLGPELMKALKIGPFEYGLIVESYTFAAGIAGLVAAALVDRFSRRSAFLTLFAGFLIGTLCCALAPNYQLLIAARAVTGFFGGILGGMAMAIVGDVFPEERRGRATGALMSAFAIASIMGVPFGLMLGQNFGWHVPFVALVILGIPVFALAAVTLPPLRDHLAKSHTPPLQALLQTFQSSSNLNAFALMGALMIGSFAVIPYINPYLVANVGVPKAYLPLVYFTGGLLTLIISPIVGRLADRFGKLLMFRITAPLSALMLIAVTFLPPLPPLLAVLVVSGLIVTNSGRMIAAMAMITGTVPPQQRGAFLSANASMQHIASGLGTLLASYVVTEAADGHLQHFGTVGLFACAITLFSIWIAGRLRQPVTSARPISMETELAAVSAAEHG encoded by the coding sequence ATGTCGCGCCCGTTGCTATCCGCTGAACCGCCCGAAAAAGGTGGCTCGCGCGAGCAACTCAACCCTTACGCCTCGCCCGCCGAAGCCAGCGCGCCCATCGTGCCAGATCCGGCCGCGATCGCCGCCGCGGCGGTTCGCCGCCAGGAAATGCTGATCTTGCTGGTGCTGGCAGCGATTCAATTCACTGCCATCGTCGACTTCGTGGTGGTCATGCCCCTCGGCCCTGAGCTGATGAAGGCCCTCAAGATCGGGCCGTTTGAATATGGGTTGATCGTGGAGTCGTACACGTTCGCGGCGGGCATCGCCGGACTCGTGGCGGCTGCGCTGGTCGATCGCTTCTCGCGGCGCAGTGCGTTCCTGACTCTCTTTGCTGGTTTTTTGATCGGCACGCTCTGTTGTGCCCTCGCTCCCAATTATCAATTGTTGATCGCCGCTCGCGCGGTTACCGGATTTTTCGGCGGCATTCTCGGCGGCATGGCGATGGCCATCGTCGGCGATGTTTTTCCCGAAGAACGCCGTGGTCGCGCGACTGGCGCGCTGATGTCGGCCTTTGCGATTGCCTCGATCATGGGTGTGCCGTTTGGTTTGATGCTCGGTCAAAACTTCGGCTGGCACGTGCCGTTTGTCGCGCTGGTGATTCTCGGCATTCCAGTGTTCGCCTTGGCCGCGGTCACATTGCCGCCGCTGCGCGATCACTTGGCCAAATCCCACACGCCGCCGCTGCAGGCTCTGCTACAGACTTTTCAAAGCAGCAGCAACCTGAATGCGTTCGCCCTTATGGGTGCGCTGATGATTGGCTCGTTCGCGGTCATTCCGTATATCAATCCGTACCTCGTCGCCAACGTCGGTGTGCCGAAGGCTTATCTGCCGCTGGTTTATTTCACTGGCGGTTTGCTGACGCTCATCATCTCGCCGATCGTGGGCCGTCTGGCCGATCGCTTTGGCAAGTTGCTGATGTTCCGCATCACGGCGCCGCTGTCGGCGTTGATGTTGATTGCGGTTACTTTCCTGCCGCCGTTGCCACCGCTCCTCGCGGTGTTGGTGGTATCGGGTTTGATCGTGACGAATTCGGGCCGCATGATCGCCGCCATGGCGATGATCACCGGCACCGTGCCGCCGCAACAGCGCGGTGCGTTCCTGAGTGCCAATGCTTCGATGCAACACATCGCGAGTGGTCTCGGGACGCTGCTCGCCAGTTACGTGGTCACCGAAGCAGCCGACGGCCATTTGCAACACTTCGGCACAGTCGGTCTGTTTGCCTGTGCGATCACGCTCTTCAGCATTTGGATTGCGGGCCGACTCCGTCAGCCCGTAACCTCGGCTCGGCCGATCTCGATGGAAACCGAACTCGCTGCCGTTAGCGCCGCAGAACATGGTTAA
- a CDS encoding M20 family metallopeptidase gives MRAKGLCDMPLDVVETLADLVKIPSVNPMGRNVSGDIYYEHRVTAYLESLFRRLSLPFERFEVAPLRENIVVRVEGSTPPEDGGPVLMFEAHQDTVPIDGMEIDPFAADIEDGRLYGRGACDIKGGMSAMLSVIARLADERPANRPTVILACTVNEEHGFTGATHWAETYTGKKGKSKLLHRAPDACVVAEPTELNVVVAHKGACRWRCHTTGLASHSSQPERGDNAFYHMARVLLVLEQYARDVVPHLTTHPLVGHPTLSVGLINGGISVNTVPDRCTIEIDRRVLPGEDPDAAFTHAVTHLNSYVVAGTPVIHDRPFMLTKGLNDDHNSALAERLAQSIHLHAPTAGQRIGVPFGTDAPHYAATGCPTVVFGPGSIAQAHTKDEWLDLGQLQTAADILYDVVRHWED, from the coding sequence GTGCGTGCGAAGGGACTGTGCGATATGCCGCTGGATGTCGTTGAGACATTGGCCGACCTGGTGAAGATTCCGAGCGTGAACCCCATGGGGCGGAACGTTTCGGGCGACATTTATTACGAACATCGGGTCACTGCGTATCTCGAATCGCTGTTCCGCCGCTTGTCGCTCCCTTTCGAGCGGTTTGAAGTCGCGCCGCTCCGCGAGAACATCGTCGTTCGCGTCGAAGGAAGCACCCCGCCCGAGGATGGCGGCCCGGTGCTGATGTTCGAAGCCCATCAAGACACCGTGCCGATCGACGGCATGGAGATCGATCCCTTTGCCGCCGATATCGAAGACGGCCGGCTGTATGGTCGTGGCGCTTGCGACATCAAGGGTGGCATGAGTGCGATGCTCAGTGTGATCGCGCGCCTCGCTGACGAACGCCCCGCCAATCGGCCGACCGTCATTCTCGCCTGCACCGTGAACGAAGAGCACGGCTTTACGGGCGCGACGCACTGGGCCGAAACGTACACCGGCAAAAAAGGGAAATCAAAACTCCTACACCGCGCGCCCGATGCGTGTGTCGTCGCCGAACCAACCGAGTTGAATGTCGTGGTCGCCCACAAGGGTGCTTGCCGGTGGCGCTGTCACACGACGGGCCTGGCTTCGCACAGTTCGCAGCCCGAGCGCGGCGATAATGCGTTCTATCACATGGCCCGCGTGCTGCTCGTGCTCGAGCAATATGCGCGCGATGTCGTACCGCACCTGACCACTCATCCGCTCGTCGGACATCCGACCTTGAGCGTCGGCTTGATCAATGGCGGCATTAGTGTGAACACTGTTCCCGATCGCTGCACGATCGAGATCGATCGCCGCGTGCTGCCGGGCGAAGATCCCGACGCGGCGTTCACGCACGCGGTGACGCATCTCAATTCGTACGTCGTCGCCGGCACGCCGGTGATTCACGATCGGCCGTTCATGCTGACCAAGGGTTTGAACGACGACCACAACTCAGCCCTGGCCGAACGCCTGGCCCAATCGATTCATCTCCACGCGCCGACAGCAGGCCAGCGCATCGGCGTCCCCTTCGGCACCGACGCACCGCACTATGCAGCCACCGGTTGCCCAACCGTGGTCTTCGGTCCCGGCAGCATCGCCCAGGCGCATACCAAGGACGAATGGCTCGACCTCGGACAGCTGCAAACAGCGGCGGACATTCTCTACGACGTCGTGCGGCACTGGGAAGATTAA